GTCAGGTAAGTCATCTGAATATAAGGTATCAGAAGAATTAAAATCAAAATTATCAATATTCAATCGATTGGGTGCAACAACATAGGAAGCATCCGGAATTTTAATTGCTGCCCAATGATGGCCACCAAGTGTTTCAAGGTACCAGATTTCATTTTTATCTGAAAAGGCAATTGCATTTGGTTCATACGTACCATATTTTTTTAAAAGTGAACCTAAACGAAGCACACCTTCTTTAGCAGAATGAATATAAGGCAAAACAATCGTTAGTAAATCAGCTTCACCAATACCATTTTCTACAAATGGATCAATACTTTGCACTCTTATATTTGTGGTAATTGTTTCAGTAGCTGTCATTGCTACATTGGCACTATTAATGCCAGAAGCTCCCCAGACACCTTCAGAATCATCAGAATCTGGCGTTGCTGTATATCTTAATGGATTATCAGGTAAAGGAATATCAATGTTAGTAACGACTGAGTGAAAAATGTTTGGTTGCTGATCGGGTGTTATAACAACAAATTTTTGCGGATTTGGTTGTCCAAATGCATCTTCATTTCGTGCAATTAAAGTACTACCATCTAATGATGCCTTTTTTCCAACCAATATAGTTGTACAAGAACCAATTCTTTTCTCCATAATTATTACTTCTTTCTATACGCTATAGTTAATGAAAGTATATAATTAAAAAAAAGAAAAGCAAATAGCAGTAGATTCTAATGGTTCTATTTTTTATTTATTTTGAAAATCTGAAGAAACTACTGAAAGATCATTTTATTTTTCGTCTAATTTTGTTAAAAATATAAATGAATGAACATAACTATCCAAAATTGAAAATCTACATACACAACAATACTTAGAATTTATGAAACATTTTTCACAGGCATAGTTCTTTTCTAAAGGTACCTAATAATCTTAAAATAGAATTGATAGCTCACAGAAGTGACCGATAGAAGCGGAGGCAATTTAATGTTTTTAGCAATCAATGAAATTTTTTATTCTAAATTACGTTATATCTTAATTATTGGTGTTGTTATGCTGATTGCCTATTTGGTCTTTTTTTTAACCGGATTAGCTTATGGTCTAGCAGAGGAAAACCGTGAAGCAATTGATCGGTGGCAAGCAGATCAAATCGTTCTATCTCAAGATGCAAATGCAACATTAGATACATCTAGTATTGCTGAAAAAAGTGCACAGGCAGTTAAAGCAAGTCAAAAAGCTTATTTAACACAGACACCTGAAGTTATTGTGAGTAATCAACAAAAAAAGCAGCCAAAAAAAATTAATGTTCGTTTTTTAGGTATTGAAAAAGAACAATTCTTGATGCCCAATTTAATTGGAGGTAAGGCTTTTACAAAAAATGATGAGGCGATTGGCGATATCAGTCTAAAAAAGGAATACGGATTACATATTGGTGATACTATCAAGCTTGCTGGAAATTCAGAGACGTTTAAATTGGTCGGTTTTACCGAATATGCAAAGCTTAGTGTCTCACCCGTTGTTTATATTTCATTATCTGCTGCACAGCAGCTTCATTCTAAAGAT
The genomic region above belongs to Melissococcus plutonius ATCC 35311 and contains:
- a CDS encoding ABC transporter permease, encoding MFLAINEIFYSKLRYILIIGVVMLIAYLVFFLTGLAYGLAEENREAIDRWQADQIVLSQDANATLDTSSIAEKSAQAVKASQKAYLTQTPEVIVSNQQKKQPKKINVRFLGIEKEQFLMPNLIGGKAFTKNDEAIGDISLKKEYGLHIGDTIKLAGNSETFKLVGFTEYAKLSVSPVVYISLSAAQQLHSKDSYSSSEKNKKINAIIIRGEVQRLPNTLEKITISTFIKHLPGYQAHLLTFGFMIGFLIVIAATVIGIFIYVLTIQKSNIFGIMKTQGITEAFITWSLFVQTFLLTFTGILLGFIGTLVTSLLLPEVVPFQNNWLFFSIIAFLMLLMALLGTLFSVRTIIKIDPLKVIGQ